The genomic interval TCCTACCGCTGCTCATTGGCGTGAAAATAAAAGAGTATCACAACCGGTTTGTGAAAGGCCGAAACCGACCGCATACTTGTCAGGAACCCACATATATGGCGGCTTCCTGTTCGGCCACTTCGGCCACTTCTTAGTTGAGTCCCTGACGCGTCTATGGGTTACGGATGAACCATATGCTAAAAGTTTCCTGTTTATGCCGAGGCGCGAGAACTGCAAGTCATTCAGATCGTACCAAACAGCCATGCTTGACATTCTTGCGCCTGATGTTCCTGCTCAACTTGTTTCACAAGCTGTCGAGGTAGAACGTTTAATAATCCCTGGGCAGGCATTTGGTTTAGGTGCCATATCTCGGGGGACACCTGAGTTTAGAAGCATGCTGCGGGCGAGGATGTCTAAACTACCTACAAACGGCCCAAAAAAAATATATATTTCGCGCACTCTTCATAGCGCGGTTGGGGGTGTGCTTAACGAAGAAATTCTCGAAGAGAACTTTGCCGAGAACGGCTATACTATAATGCATCCTCAAAAAATGAGCATTAGCGAGCAATTAATTTGGTATAATTCAGCTGAATATATTGTAGGCGTGGACAGTTCTGCATTTCATCTTTATGCATTTGTCGGCCGACCTGACCAAAAAGTCGCGTTAATTTTGCGTCGAAACGTTGACGCTGTAAGTCATATTGTAAGTCAGATTGAAGGGATGATTGAGCGTCAACCGACGATCATCAACTCTTTAGTAGCAGAATGGATGCCTGAAAGGTATAAATTCGGGTTTCATCAAAGTTTAGGCGAGGCTAATCATGATGATATCCGTATAAAATTGATCTCTGAAGGCTTCTTGAAATCAGAGAAAAAATGGCGAGTTCCGACTTCAGATGAAGCATTGACTGCGGTAAGAATAGGAGAGAAATCTAAAGGCGAGACGCTTGTAAGACGAGTATTGCAAAAAAGAATATTCGCTTAACGCGGCTTTGTTAAGTGTCCTATCCCGGATGATCACATAGACCCTCGCCGGATCGCGTTTTTCGCGGCAAGATCGATCCTGGGCGAGTTTCGGGACGAAAGGCGAGGATGCTGATCTCTCTTCACAAGCAGGCAGCGACGACACCGAAGATACGGGCCGCGATCCAAACAAGCACGGAGCCGACCTGGATGGTGGTGGCGCGCTACAGCATCTCGGAGCAGACGTTCTAGAAGTGGCGGAGCCGGAACAGCGTCCATGACCGAAGCCGCACGCCGCACAGGTTTCAGTCGACGCTCACGCCCGCGCAAGAAGCTGTGGCAGTGGCACTGCGCAAGTTCCCTGCTGTTACCGCTGGATGACCTGCTGTCGGTGGTGCGGGAGTTCCTGAACCCGGATGTCTCGCGCTCGGGGCTGGACCGCTGCCTGCGCCGGCATGGCGTGGGCAATCTGCGTGCGCTGAAACCTGCCCTGCCACGACCTGCACACGGGGCCTTCTAGGCCTTCAAGGCCTACGAGCCGGGCTACGTGCATGGTGACGTGAAATACCTGCCGCAGATGGCCGACGAGGACCGGCGGCGATACCTGTTCGTGGCTATCGACCGCGCCACGCGATGGGTCTTCGTGCACATCTACCCAGCCAAGACTGCTGCCAACGCCCGCCGTTTTCTGAGGGATCTGGAACGCGACGCGCCGATGACGATCACCCGTGTGCTTACCAATAACGTCCTATGTTGAGACGGATTTGCCGATCGTCTGTTCGGACTTCGCCGCCGGGGGCCCACCGGCAACCACGATTTCGACCGCCTCTGCGCCGATCTCGATATCGAGCATTGCATGGCCCGGCGATACACCCGCAGACCAATGGTAAGGTCGAAAGCTTTAGGCCGGATCGAGGACGTCCGCAGCGGCGAGGATCTAAAACAAACCATCCTGCGCTACGTCCGGCTCTACAACGGTCAGCTACCGCAATCAGTGCTGAAGGGCCGAAAGCCCATCGATGAGCTCGAAGACTGG from Paracoccus liaowanqingii carries:
- a CDS encoding glycosyltransferase family 61 protein, with the translated sequence MFDKNGDVPTAAHWRENKRVSQPVCERPKPTAYLSGTHIYGGFLFGHFGHFLVESLTRLWVTDEPYAKSFLFMPRRENCKSFRSYQTAMLDILAPDVPAQLVSQAVEVERLIIPGQAFGLGAISRGTPEFRSMLRARMSKLPTNGPKKIYISRTLHSAVGGVLNEEILEENFAENGYTIMHPQKMSISEQLIWYNSAEYIVGVDSSAFHLYAFVGRPDQKVALILRRNVDAVSHIVSQIEGMIERQPTIINSLVAEWMPERYKFGFHQSLGEANHDDIRIKLISEGFLKSEKKWRVPTSDEALTAVRIGEKSKGETLVRRVLQKRIFA